From Fusobacterium varium:
ATAGATATTATTTCCATTGCTATCCTTATTTTTAAAAGTTATACTTTTTACACTTATTCCAGTATCTCCTTTTGCTCCAGTTAATCCTATATCCCCTTTCTCTCCCTTATCTCCTTTTTCACCTTTTAAAGTAGCTCTATTATCAACAATATATTTATCCAGTTCTGCTTTTTTACTGCTAGTATGGGAATTTAATTCAACCTTTTCTCCTTCTACAAGCTGATCTATTTCTAATTCTTTAGCTGTCACATGATTATTTATTTCTTCTTTTTTACTGCTAGTATGAGTATTCAATTCTTGCTTTTTAGTAGTATTATAAGTATCAAGCTCTCCCTTTTTAGCTGTTGTATAAGTGGTTAGCTCTCCTTTTTTAATATCAGTATGAGAAGTTAATTCAACCTTCTCTCCTTCTGTAAAATGATCTATTTCTTTTTCTTTTCCTGTAGTATAGTCATTTATTTCTTCCTTCTTGCTATTAGTATGAGTATTTAGTTCATGTTTTTTTGTTTCTTTATGATTATCTAATTCTAATTTTTTGTCTGAAGTATATTGAGCCAGCTCTTCTTTAGAATGCCTCATAAATTCATTTAATTGAAGAATTAAGTCATTTATATCACTTATCAATGTATCTCCTGGTATCATTACCAGTTCTGCCCCTGCAACTGTTTGTGTAACAATAAACTTCCCTAAGCTATTTACAGTCAATATTCTTTCCCCATCTATAAGGACTATTTCTATTAAAATATCCCCTATCATAGTTAAGGCATTATTAGGAACTATTATTTCATTCTCACTTTTTAATTCAGTCACCATACTAAAAACGCTTGTTCTATTTGGTTTTATAAAATTTATTTTCATTGATTTTCCATCAAAATCAAATTTATCTTCAAATATTATTTTTAAATAATGTGTTTGATTATCTCCTTGAGTGAATACTATTTCATTTCCATAAGAAATACCTTTAGTTAGATTTACTCTTATTTCAAATATTCTCTTCATAATTTTCCTCCTTTCTATAACAGAGTTCTTGATTTCATCCATGTTAGTGATAATATATTATCTGTACCAAAATGTGGGGAACTTTTTCCAGTCCACTTTCTTACTCTTGGCCATGTTCTAACACTATCTGAATTAGGTCCTGTTATCCAAGCTGTATATGTATAATATCCATCATCATTAGCAATATTCAATTTTTTTCTGGTAATGGAGAAATAGGCTTCTGCATAAGTTGTATGTTCAACACTTCCACTTCCCCCATCTCCTCCATCTCCATGACTTCCACCACTTCCTCCAGATGTGCTCCATGAAGCTTTATTAAGTATTTTAACAGTTCTACTTTCCCCTAATTTCATATTATTTATTCCACTTATGTATACCCATCTTTTATCATGACCATTTGTGCTATCAAAGGTAACATTAAAACCTGCACTTTCTTCAACTGTCCATTTTCCAGATCTATAAGATTCATATTCAAGCTCTATAGTATCAACACTGCTCCCATATAATTTGGTTTTACTCCATTCTTTCATTTGATTTTGAATATTTACCATATGGTTTCTTCCCCAGTAATGACCAAATTCATACAACTCCTTCTCTGCATTAATTACTTCTGTAGGCAGGTAATAATCTGCCAAAGTTTTATTAACTATATACTTACTTGAATAATCAATAAGTGATGTGAAGTTATATTCAAAATTTGTAGCTCCTGTAATTTTTCCTTTAATAGAATTTATCCATGCATTATACGACTGCTGCCATAATATTAGTTTATCTTTTAATAACAATTGTTCCTTATTTAAAGATATCAACAACTCCTTACTAAGTGTATCTCTAGCTTTAGCAATTTTAAAATCTGCTCCTGTTTTACTCCCAATTTTTCTAGTTAATTGAGAAAAGGTCGTATCTAGAAATCTAAGAGTTGCAGTACCTTTTTCAAAATCTGGAGATTTCTCAATTATTTCCATTAATTTAGACACTTATTCCCTCCTTTACTAGCCATTGTTTTATATAATTATGGTTATCTACACAGCTTTTAAAATTATTATCTGTATCATTAAATAACTTATGGCTAATCTCTTTTTCTGTTGTAGTTATTACCCAAACTCCATCAATAGCTTTTCCTAAAGTATTATCAGTAATAAATCCTCCCCATTCATGTCCTACATCAAAATGAGCTATTCCATTATATTCATCTTCTTCTGATATATTTTCTTTTTCTATTCCAGGAGTTCCCTGTGTTTCTCCTTCCCAAGCTACCAATGTTTTATGAGTTATAAAGAGATAATCTCCTACTTTATATTCTGCTGCCACCTCTAAAGGTACAACTATTTCTAGTTCTACTCCTGGAAGTCCATATCTACTGAAAATAGAATCTGCTAAAGTAGCTGAAAATGTAGCTTTATCTGTTAATGATAATTTATTTATACCCTTAATTTCATATTCTTCTGGTGAATCAGGAATAAGCATTTTAAACTTATTAAATGAAGTAGCAGATGAAAAGTATCTTTTTGTCCTTCCCTTATCTTCTTCAAAATCATAGTCATATTTAACTATCATATTATTAACTATATTTTCATCAGTTATAGTCTTCCCACCAATAGATATAATATTTTCTTCTGATAATGTTATTCCTTCTGTTCCTATAGTAGGTTGTTTATGTAGTTTTAATCCTAATTTACCTTCTGTATTTACAAAGGGAAAAATAGCACATGGTCTATATACATTCTCAATTAAAAAGTCATATGGATCATCTATTGGCTCTCTAAATTCAAAATAGAAATTATATACTGATCTGTTTAAAGTATCTCTTATAGAATTCAAAGAACTCATATCAACAAAGTCAGTCCATTTGTTAGTTAAATATGGCAGCTGTACTTCTAATACTGGAGTAGAAAAAATTATCTGAAATATCATTTCTACCATGTCAATAACATGACCATTAAAAGAAATTACTTTAGTTAAAATCACATTTCCATCATCATCTGTTTCCCCCTCATCTCTTTTATCCATATAAAAACCTATTCTTTTTTCATTTACTGTTTTATATGGCAGTCTATATGTATTTATATCTGGTATAGTTTCTTCAGAATATTCAGAAAATTCTCTGTCAAAAATAGAAGATTTTAATCTATCCTGGAAGTCTGCTATTTCTATTTCATATTCACTTTCAAACTCATCATTTGAAATGCTTCGTATAAGCCCTCTATATATCAATTTAAGGCTTCCATCTCCACAAAGGGCAAATATATCAACCATTTCTCCATAAGTCATTGTAGAACTAGAATTAAGTCTCTCATAAAGCCATTTTGATATTTCATAGCCAACATTTGTTACTTTAAAATTTATTGAACTTACTGAACATTGAGAGTCTCTTGGAGTAATTGAAGTTCCTGCCCCAGAAGGAATACTCATATAAGGCTTACATAAAATATTATCAATAACAATTCCTTCTTTTGTGCTTAAATATAAAGGAGTACCATCTGCTTCAGTTCTTAAAGAATCATATATCTTAGCTGCATAATGATAATATACTTTTGAATAATCAATTGAATACATTTCTTCAGTACTTCTTAACTTCATAATAAATCAACTCTCTCTTTTACTTTTATTGTCATTTCATAATAAGGCTTCCCTGTACTTTGTTTAGGTTTTATATCTTTCAACTCATAGTAGAATTTAGGTTCTCCTGGCATTTTTTTCATATCAATATACCCTTTTTTTGTAAGTAGATCTTTTGAAATTGTAACTATAGCCCTATTCCTTTTAGCTTCAAGAAAATCTTTTACTATATTTTCACATTCTTCATATGTAAGAAGCTGTAAAGAAATAGTATAAACATGCTCTATCCATCTTAGAATATTAAATTCCTCTCCAGATTCACTTTTTTGATATATAGTTCCATCTTTATCCTCAATGGATTCATATTTACATCCCTTTATCTTATTTTCATTTAGAATATTTATTGAATTTAAAACATTTAACTGCAAAACATCACCTCCTCCAATATATTCATGTGTTGATTTTTTAGAAATATAGATTATAATAGTAATAACAATGTAAAAAGGAGATATTCTATGAAAAAATTAATATTTACACTTATTTTATCTTTATTAACTTTTAGTTGTACCACTTTACAAGTTGGGGAAACTAGCATTAGTGATTCAAAGTCATACACTAGATTAACTGAAAGTAATCTTATGTACATTAAAGATTTTATTGAATTAGAAGAATATTATTCTGGTAGTTCATTTACTATTGTAAATAGTATTTTTGAAAATCAAAAAAAACTTTATTTTAGTATAAAATATTATCCTAAGACTGAAGAAACTACTATGGTATTTAATGAATTTTCAGGAGCATATGATATTTTAAAAGGAGTTCTTTTTTCTAATGGAATAGAAAAAGTTGATATCAAAATTAAAAATCTTTCTAATATTGGCAACTCCTTTATTCCACATACTTTTCTTTCATCATCAGAACTTAAAACTTTATATAATATTTTTAATACTCCTTCTCCAATCACAATGAGAGTCTTAACTAGTGATGGATATTACGATCTTCAGCTTAATGATAACGATAGACCTCTACTTATAGAAGTTTTAGAAGTTGCATTAAGAAAAAAAATATATAATATTTAAATTCTTAAAAAGGTAGTAATTAGCTACCTTTTTTCTTTCCTATAAGTGTTACATTATATCCATCATTAAGTTCCTTTTCTATCTGTTTAATCCAAAGTTTACTCATTTGTGAATCTGAAATATCAATAATTACATCTCCTTCATTTTCTTTTTCTGCTGTTTTTACTCTTTCTTCTATTCCTTCATCATATTTTGTAGAAGTATTTTCTTCCTTCTCTGAAGAATTATCACTTGGAGATATAGCTGATGCTGCAATTCCAAAAGCCGCTGCTATAGCTGCATTTTTTGCTGATGAAGCAAAAGATTTTTTTGCCCCTGAATAATCATGTGCAGCTAACTGAGATAGTCCTAAAGCTGCATCAGATACTGCCACTACTGCATGTTTTTGTCCTTTTGCCAGAAGCAATTCAGCTAATTGCATTTGAGCAAAATTTTTAAAATCTTCCAAAGACTTTATTTGCCCAGTTGCTAAAGCAGTGTAAGTGTCTATTATCGCATCTGCTGATCTTTCATATATATTTGTTTCATAATTTTCTTTCCATTTCTCCCAATTTATTTTTTCTTTATCTCTTTTTTCAGCTTTTTTATTCTTTAATTCAAATTGTTTTATTTCATTTTCTTTTATTGCTAACTTTGTGTCTAATGCTTTTTCTGCATAATTTTTATCTGTTTCATAAAAAGCTAATCTATTTTCAAGCTCTTTTGCTTCTTGCTGTAGTTTTCTTTCTTCCAATAGATATCTTGCTTCTTCTCCTCTTTCATTAATTTCATCTTCACTCAATTTTCCTGCTTCTCTCATTTCAGCTATCTTACTCAAATTTTCCCATTCATCTTGTAATAGCTCAGCTTGAAACTGCTTTCTCTTTATTCTCTCTTCTTCTAGGTACTCATCTTCTCTATCATCAAAGTCTCCTCCCATAGATACTGAAGTTCTTTTCTGAATATCTATTTCTATCTCTATAACTTTTTTATGATATTCATTTGCTTTAGCCTGATCTCCAATCTTTTTATAATATTCTTCCATTTCTTTTAAAGATTCAAGATTAGTCATATCCTGTCTATTTAAAAGTTCTCTATCTATTTTCTCTATATTCTTGTTATATTCTTCTTTAGATATAGCCCCAAGATCTAAAAGCCTGTTCTGTTCTTCTATCATATTTTTTTTAGATTCAAGATATGATAACTCAGAACTTTTCATTATTTCATTATGTTTTTTTAGATTTCCTTCTTCTAATTTTTTTAATTCAATTTCTTTTTGTATCTTTTCTTCTTGAATTCCTATTCTTTCATTTAAAATTTCTATTTTTTGCTCTAACTGTACTCTATCCTGTTTTAGTTCTGCTTTTTTACTTGAATCATTTGATGTATTAGTTATCTCTTTATTTAATTTTAGAATAGTTTCCAGATGCTCTTTAACCTGTTTTTCTTCTCCTTTATTACTATTGTTAAGATATTTTCCTAATTCCTTTCTATAATCTGTATAAGAAGAGAGATTTTTTTGATATGCTTCTTCTCTTATCATATTTTCTGTTTCAGTTACTTCTTTTGTAAGCTTGGCTATTTCTTCACTGTGTCTCTTCATCATTGTAGCTTTTTGTTGGTTATTCAGGTTATCTAAACTTAGTATCTTTTGAATTTCAACTTCATGCTCAGCTATTCTTTTCTTTGTATCTTCTAAATTTTCTGCTCTATTATCTTGACCATCTACAAGCTGCCTAATTTCTTTTATAACAACATATATAGGTTTCTCCAAAAATGTAACAAGATTTCTCCATCTTGAATTCATTGCATTTGTTAATTTATCCCATTCAGTTTTTATATTTGCTGATGCTATAGTATATGCAGTATTTAATTCTCCAGATTTATTTTTCATATCATTTATTTTTTCTGAAAATTTCTCTGCATTAAGCCCGGTAAGGTTAAGAGCTGCACTTCCTGCTTCCACACTTCCAAATAGATCTACTATAGACTTATTTGTCTTTTTAGCATGGTCTGCCATTATGTTTAAAGCTCCTTGTAAATCTCCACCTTTTTCTATAAACTCTCTAAAAGACTGCCCTGAAATTTTATTAAATATATCTGCTGCCTGTTGTCCTTCCTTTGATAATTCATTGAACATTGTCTTTAACATAGTTGTTGATTTAGCTGTATTATTTCCATTTTGAGTTATTTGAGCAAGTGCAGCCCCTACATCATTCAAAGTAATTTTTAAAGGTGCAGAAATGGCTGTTACATCAGCTAAATAAGCTCCAAGTTCTCCTACTGTTGTTACTCCTTTATTTTGAACTGTAAGTAGCCAATCAGCTATCTCTCCTGCTTCCCTTGCTTCCATTTTATAAGCATTCATTATTGATGATATAGTCTTTATTGATGTTTCTGCTGTTGTTTGCCCTGCAAGAGCTGTTTTAGAAGCCGTTTCCAAGAAATCTACTAAATCTTCTTTCTTAATCCCAGATGATAAGGCTTGATATGCACCTTTAGCTATATCTTCCTTGCTTGCTCCTGTTTTTATGGATAAATCAATAAAGGCATCTGCGTATTTATTTAATTCTTCCCTTGATACTTTTAAAAGAGTATTTACTGTGGATAATTGTTTTTGAAAAGCTATCATGTCTTGAATAGCAAGTCTTGTCTTATTTGCAAAATATATTGCAGCAGCTGCAAGAGAGAGTTTTGAAGTTACTACTTTTTTAATTACAGTACTTAGGCCTGAAAAAGATTTATTCAACATTCCAGTACTGCTGGATGTTTTCCCTTGCATCTTATCTAAACCTTTTGTATAATCTCCAGTTTCAAGTTTTGCTATATACTGTAATATATATTCATTTGAATATGGTGCCATCTATTTAACCTCCTAACATAGCTTTTAATTTTTGTAATCCTGAAAAATCCATGCTTTGGATAATCTTTACTCCTTTATCTTGGAAAGTATTTCTATATTTCTCCAATGTCTTTCTATATTTTTCATTTCCATCTCTATTTTTTAAATGTATGTGGTTATCATATATCTCTGCATTTCTTAAACTCTCTTCTGCTATCACTGCTTCAATTCCTTCCAAAGCATTGAAAAATACAAATACATTTGTTAAAAGAGCTTCCTTTAATGAAGTATTCATATATCTGCAATACTTTGCTAAAATATAATCAAAAGATATATATACTTCATCATTAGATGAAGCTGTTTTTTCTTCTTCTGTTTCTTTTTGCTTATTTAAAAGGACTTCTAAACATCCTGATAGAGCTGTCCATATTTCTTGATTACTAAGATTATCAATATTTAAATCAGGTATCATTATTTTTATCAGTTTATCAGCAGTATCTCTGAACTTTTTATCTAACATAGAAAAATCAATAGTATTTATTTTAAGCCATTCTATTACAGCAGGTTCTTTGATTTTATAGCCCTTAAATCTTATTGTTATCTCTTTATCTTCTCTTACATACTTTTCCATATTATTAAATTTAATCATATATACCTCCTAATTTAACATTTATTGATACTCCTCTTTATTTGAGAGGAGTACTATAAATATTAAATTACTCTGTTGGAGCTGATGGTTTTGTATATTCTCCTATAGTAAATAATTTTCTATATGTTGGAGAACTTGAATCTTCATCTGAAGAAAATTCAAATGTTAGATCACATTTTGCTTGACCATCTTTTTTGAATGATATATTTGTATCTATCTTACAAAATACTCTTGGTCCAATAATATCAAATTCTTTTGAAGTTCCTGCTGAAATAGGATGTACTTCAAGTTTTCCAAATTTCATTTCTTTACCTGCTGTTGAAAAAGCTGTTCCTGTTGCTCCTTTCTCATAAACATTTGATAACTTTGTCACTATATCTTCATTTAACCAAATTGAACACTTTAATGTTGTTTCTGATGGAATAACCTTTGATTTATATGGTCCTTCCATCTGGTCCATTTCTACTTTAAAAATATCAAAAGTATTTGTAAATACTGTATCTGATTCTTTTAAAGTAAGTCCTAGAATAACTGCTTCTGATTCACCATCAAGTGTATATTTAACTTCACATTCCCCTAAAGGATAATCTTTTAATGTTGCCATTGTTACCTCCCTAATTATAAAAATTTATTTTTATATCTCTTCCTGATTCATCTCTAAATGCTTTTACCTTTAACTTAAATATATTTATTTTATCTGATTTGAAAGTATACCCAGGTTCTATTGTTATACTCACATTGTAAAGTTCTATAGATGCTGTTTCATCTAATGTCTCTATCTTTAAATTCCCTTTTTTTAATAGACTAGAAAGAGCACTGTCTATACCTAAAATTGTCATCATTTCATTGGAGAAAAGAAGAGAAGTTTCAAAAGTTATTTTTCTTCCCAGTTCAATCTCTTCTTTTGCTTCACTGCTTTCATCTGTCTTTATTTCTTCTGTTATTGGAACTATTTTTAAAGTAGTACTTTCACTTTTTAAAGTATTTCCTATATCTGAATCATTAAACTTTATTTTACATGGCCCTAATGGAACTATTACAGGACTTTTTACTTCCTCATCTTTGAAAATCTTATATCTCACAAGTCTATTCATATTTACCTACCTTATGTACAAATTCCAAGGTTTAGCTTTTTCATCTGTATTGGTTCCTTCTGATATCTGAGCTTCTCTCACTCTTTTTAATGTATCTCTAAAATCAACCATAAGATCTGCTGCAAGGTCTATATAATCTGTATGTGCTATATGTTCATAAAGTTTAGCTAATACATAGCTTTTACATAGTCCAGATAGAAGTTCTCTTCCATTTTCTAACTCTTTTACTTTATCCAGATTTACGCTTGAAGCTATTACTCCTATTGCTGTTTTTTCAAGATGACATATTTCCTCTTGAAACTCACCATCAGTAAAGCCTGAATAATGTTTTAAGATATTTGCAGTAGTTTCAGGTATAAGATTCTCTTTCATATATATGTAGCTCATCTATGCCCCCTTTGAAGAAAAGAGGGAATATCCCTCTTTCTCTTATATTATTATTTCATA
This genomic window contains:
- a CDS encoding phage-related minor tail protein, coding for MAPYSNEYILQYIAKLETGDYTKGLDKMQGKTSSSTGMLNKSFSGLSTVIKKVVTSKLSLAAAAIYFANKTRLAIQDMIAFQKQLSTVNTLLKVSREELNKYADAFIDLSIKTGASKEDIAKGAYQALSSGIKKEDLVDFLETASKTALAGQTTAETSIKTISSIMNAYKMEAREAGEIADWLLTVQNKGVTTVGELGAYLADVTAISAPLKITLNDVGAALAQITQNGNNTAKSTTMLKTMFNELSKEGQQAADIFNKISGQSFREFIEKGGDLQGALNIMADHAKKTNKSIVDLFGSVEAGSAALNLTGLNAEKFSEKINDMKNKSGELNTAYTIASANIKTEWDKLTNAMNSRWRNLVTFLEKPIYVVIKEIRQLVDGQDNRAENLEDTKKRIAEHEVEIQKILSLDNLNNQQKATMMKRHSEEIAKLTKEVTETENMIREEAYQKNLSSYTDYRKELGKYLNNSNKGEEKQVKEHLETILKLNKEITNTSNDSSKKAELKQDRVQLEQKIEILNERIGIQEEKIQKEIELKKLEEGNLKKHNEIMKSSELSYLESKKNMIEEQNRLLDLGAISKEEYNKNIEKIDRELLNRQDMTNLESLKEMEEYYKKIGDQAKANEYHKKVIEIEIDIQKRTSVSMGGDFDDREDEYLEEERIKRKQFQAELLQDEWENLSKIAEMREAGKLSEDEINERGEEARYLLEERKLQQEAKELENRLAFYETDKNYAEKALDTKLAIKENEIKQFELKNKKAEKRDKEKINWEKWKENYETNIYERSADAIIDTYTALATGQIKSLEDFKNFAQMQLAELLLAKGQKHAVVAVSDAALGLSQLAAHDYSGAKKSFASSAKNAAIAAAFGIAASAISPSDNSSEKEENTSTKYDEGIEERVKTAEKENEGDVIIDISDSQMSKLWIKQIEKELNDGYNVTLIGKKKGS